In Balaenoptera musculus isolate JJ_BM4_2016_0621 chromosome 19, mBalMus1.pri.v3, whole genome shotgun sequence, one genomic interval encodes:
- the KLK6 gene encoding kallikrein-6 isoform X1, with protein MGKTEVKGMAMKMLIVTLVLVAAAQTEEQNKVLHGGPCEQTSHPYQAALYTSGHLLCGGVVIHPLWVLTAAHCKKPNLQVYLGKHNLQQRESFQEESSVVWTVVHPGYNAATHDQDIMLLRLSRPAKFSAHIQPLSLERDCSANHTSCHILGWGKMADGDFPNILQCAYLHLVPREECDRAYPGQITPNMVCAGDEKYGKDSCQGDSGGPLVCGDRLRGLVSWGNIPCGSKEKPGVYTDVCRYGHWIRKTIQAN; from the exons ATGGGAAAGACAGAAGTCAAGG GAATGGCCATGAAGATGCTGATTGTAACACTGGTTCTGGTCGCTGCAG CCCAGACAGAGGAACAGAATAAGGTGCTGCACGGTGGACCCTGTGAGCAGACGTCTCACCCCTACCAAGCTGCCCTTTACACCTCAGGCCACTTGCTCTGTGGGGGGGTCGTCATTCATCCACTGTGGGTCCTCACCGCTGCCCACTGCAAAAAACC GAATCTTCAGGTGTACCTGGGGAAGCACAACCTTCAGCAAAGGGAGAGTTTCCAGGAGGAGAGCTCTGTTGTCTGGACTGTGGTCCACCCTGGCTACAACGCCGCCACCCATGACCAGGACATCATGCTGTTGCGCCTGTCACGTCCAGCCAAATTCTCTGCACACATACAGCCCCTGTCCCTGGAAAGAGACTGCTCAGCCAACCACACCAGCTGCCACATCCTAGGCTGGGGCAAGATGGCAGATG GTGATTTCCCTAACATCCTCCAGTGTGCATACCTCCACCTGGTGCCCCGTGAGGAGTGTGACCGCGCCTACCCTGGCCAGATCACCCCAAACATGGTGTGTGCCGGGGATGAGAAGTACGGGAAGGACTCCTGCCAG GGTGATTCTGGGGGTCCGTTAGTGTGTGGCGACCGTCTCCGAGGCCTTGTGTCATGGGGTAACATCCCCTGCGGATCCAAGGAGAAGCCAGGCGTCTACACCGACGTCTGCAGATACGGCCACTGGATCCGAAAAACCATTCAGGCCAACTGA
- the KLK6 gene encoding kallikrein-6 isoform X2, which yields MAMKMLIVTLVLVAAAQTEEQNKVLHGGPCEQTSHPYQAALYTSGHLLCGGVVIHPLWVLTAAHCKKPNLQVYLGKHNLQQRESFQEESSVVWTVVHPGYNAATHDQDIMLLRLSRPAKFSAHIQPLSLERDCSANHTSCHILGWGKMADGDFPNILQCAYLHLVPREECDRAYPGQITPNMVCAGDEKYGKDSCQGDSGGPLVCGDRLRGLVSWGNIPCGSKEKPGVYTDVCRYGHWIRKTIQAN from the exons ATGGCCATGAAGATGCTGATTGTAACACTGGTTCTGGTCGCTGCAG CCCAGACAGAGGAACAGAATAAGGTGCTGCACGGTGGACCCTGTGAGCAGACGTCTCACCCCTACCAAGCTGCCCTTTACACCTCAGGCCACTTGCTCTGTGGGGGGGTCGTCATTCATCCACTGTGGGTCCTCACCGCTGCCCACTGCAAAAAACC GAATCTTCAGGTGTACCTGGGGAAGCACAACCTTCAGCAAAGGGAGAGTTTCCAGGAGGAGAGCTCTGTTGTCTGGACTGTGGTCCACCCTGGCTACAACGCCGCCACCCATGACCAGGACATCATGCTGTTGCGCCTGTCACGTCCAGCCAAATTCTCTGCACACATACAGCCCCTGTCCCTGGAAAGAGACTGCTCAGCCAACCACACCAGCTGCCACATCCTAGGCTGGGGCAAGATGGCAGATG GTGATTTCCCTAACATCCTCCAGTGTGCATACCTCCACCTGGTGCCCCGTGAGGAGTGTGACCGCGCCTACCCTGGCCAGATCACCCCAAACATGGTGTGTGCCGGGGATGAGAAGTACGGGAAGGACTCCTGCCAG GGTGATTCTGGGGGTCCGTTAGTGTGTGGCGACCGTCTCCGAGGCCTTGTGTCATGGGGTAACATCCCCTGCGGATCCAAGGAGAAGCCAGGCGTCTACACCGACGTCTGCAGATACGGCCACTGGATCCGAAAAACCATTCAGGCCAACTGA
- the KLK5 gene encoding LOW QUALITY PROTEIN: kallikrein-5 (The sequence of the model RefSeq protein was modified relative to this genomic sequence to represent the inferred CDS: inserted 1 base in 1 codon) → MGEPVMRPAPELHFPPPAPPPRFLPPEPVLANGVASCDNSSAVGPSGSTQGLGPGAAENTRAADGTSSRLVNGTDCERHSRPRQGALLPGPNKLYCGAVLGDSPWLLTAARCRKQGVGVFRIHLGHHCLSRICESGQQLFQGIKSIPHPGCSHPGHSSDLTLIKLNKRIRETLHVRPISISSHCPSAGTSCLVSXWETTSSPQATFPRVLQCLNITVLSDDRCKTAYPNQIGDTMLCAGDQAGRDSCKGDSGGPVVCSGSLQGLVSWGDLPCTQPNRPGVYTNLRRFSKWTQDTMQSNS, encoded by the exons ATGGGGGAACCGGTGATGCG CCCCGCCCCCGAGCTCCAtttcccgccccccgccccccccccccgttttcTGCCCCCAGAGCCTGTTCTCGCAAATGGCGTTGCTTCCTGCGACAACTCCTCTGCCGTCGGGCCCTCCGGGAGCACCCAGGGCCTCGGACCTGGGGCCGCGGAGAACACCCGGGCGGCCGACGGCACCAGCAGCCGCCTCGTGAATGGGACCGACTGCGAGAGGCACAGCCGGCCGCGGCAGGGTGCGCTGTTGCCGGGACCCAACAAGCTCTACTGCGGGGCCGTGTTGGGGGACTCGCCGTGGCTGCTCACGGCCGCCCGCTGCCGAAAGCAGGGAGTGGGGG TTTTCAGAATCCATCTTGGCCACCATTGCCTGTCACGCATATGTGAATCCGGGCAACAGCTGTTTCAGGGGATCAAATCCATCCCCCACCCCGGCTGTTCCCACCCCGGCCACTCCAGCGACCTCACGCTCATCAAACTGAACAAAAGAATCCGTGAGACTCTGCATGTCAGGCCCATCAGCATCTCCTCCCATTGTCCATCTGCTGGGACCAGCTGCTTGGTGT GGTGGGAAACAACCAGCAGTCCCCAGG CTACCTTCCCCAGAGTCCTCCAGTGCTTGAACATCACTGTGCTAAGTGATGACAGGTGCAAGACGGCCTATCCAAATCAGATAGGTGACACTATGTTGTGTGCTGGTGACCAGGCCGGCAGAGACTCCTGCAAG gGTGATTCCGGAGGCCCCGTGGTCTGCAGTGGTTCCCTCCAGGGCCTTGTGTCCTGGGGGGACCTTCCCTGCACTCAGCCCAACAGACCCGGCGTCTACACCAACCTCCGCCGGTTCTCCAAGTGGACCCAGGACACTATGCAGTCTAATTCATGA